One Sediminispirochaeta bajacaliforniensis DSM 16054 genomic window, CGCCTCCGGAATCTCCTTAACCGGGGTAAAGCAAATGCCTCCGTCTCCGGTTGAAAGTCTTACGCCTGAAAAAAAGAGGCCTATTACCGCCCTTTCAACGGTAATCGAGTCCATCTCGCTCCCAAGTTGCGACCGTATCGTCTCTATCGTCTCCTCCAGAATCGTCTTTCTCTTTTTTGTTTCCATCTGGTCCTCTCTGTGTTTTACGTCGTTCACTATGATCGGCAACAGCACGCACGTTCTTCCGCCGTCCTCTTGCAGGGAAGGTCCTGGTCCTTTACCGCTAAATGAAGACGTGAATTCCCGTAAGGGGTCGGGACATCAGATGAAGCAATGACTCGAAATCCTTTTTCCTCGAACAAGGCATTGAATTCTTCGACATGACAAAGGGGATGTCCGAAGCTTTGAAGTGCCTTTGCCAGTTCTCCGACTCCATGGCTTCCCGGCTTGCATCCTGGGGCGCAGAACCAGTGGTTGGTAACTAATAGTCCTCCGGGTTTGAGTGCGTCATACACCTTATTGAAAATCGGTTCGAGATTTTTGCGAAATTTATAGAGAAGATGAGAGATGAGAACAATATCATAGCCGGAACCAAAGGTATCGATACAGATGTCGCCACCTTCTGCCGTTATGCGGTTATCCATTTTGTATTGACTGATGTATCGTTGTGTCGTTTCAATGATATGCGGTTTGTCGAAAACAAGGCCATGCAAAGACAGGTTTTCCTGGCAAAGCGCTATGGTATGCAATCCATGACCGCCCCCAAGGTCCAGAACCTTCTTTGCATTGTGAAAACCGTCCCATTGTATAATTGTTCGAACAATAGTCTGGAGTTCTCCCTGAAGACTGCGTTGCGCAAGTGCGTTGATAAAAGCACCACTTGGGCCGGAGGAGAAACCGTTCATCTCCGGTTCTTTGCGCCTGATAGCTTTGGAGAGCTTGTTCCACTGGCCCTTACCTGTAGTTCTCAGTTGATCGCCTTGAAAAAAGGGGCTGCTGCTTACGAGAAACTCCGTTGCAGCCTTGGTATTAGCGTATATCTCATCTTCAACGGTAAGGATTCCTATATCAACAAGGGTAGCGAGAAACGGCCTGATAAACATCCCGTTGATACCGGTTCCCTTTGCAATCTCTTCTTTATCGCTTTGCCCCCTTTTGTCGAGGTAGTCGCATATACCAGTATCAAGGGCGGCTACGAGTGTCTGGTAGTTTTGATATCCTTCCAGCAGGCAGTCGAAACCCTTGATTTCCGTCGGTGGGGTAAGCCTCATTAAGAAAGGAATTTCGTTACATCCATCCATTGCCTGTCTCCTTTTCCTTTCGCGTACATCTCTGTATTGGGTAGATGAACCATTATATACGTATGTATATAATGGCGTCAACAAGATCATCCTATCTCTTGGCGAATCGCATTCCTCCGGGATATACTCACTGGAGATGAAAGACCTTTCCTATGATACCGATCGCCCCATTGCTGCTCTTGCGACCCCCTGGGGACGAAGCGCCATTGCTGTTGTGCGAACCTCGGGGGAGGGCTGTCTCGATCTCCTGGCCCGAACCTTTTCCCGTCCGGCGGCTCTTTCCGGGGCGAAAAGCTACTCTCTTATCTATGGCCACGTACTTGATGCCTCGGGCCTTCCCATAGAACAGGTGGTCCTTGGGGTGTTCCATGCTCCGAGGGGGTATACGGGAGAGGAGAGTGTTGAAATCTATACCCATGGTTCACCTTCGGGAATACAGCGCCTTCTTTCCCGCCTCTACGAGGTTGGCTTCAGTGAAGCGGCTCCCGGGGAATTTACCCTTCGGGCCTTTTTGAACGGAAAGATTGATTTGACCGAGGCCGAGGCGGTGGCGGAGATTATCGACGCAAAGTCTTCCGCAGCCCATGCCATGGCCATGGACCGCTTATCCGGATCGCTTTTTCGATCGATCGATGCCCTGAAAAAGAGGATTGTCGAAGTGCTTGCATCGGTGGAGGTCCTCCTCGATTACCCTGAAGAAGAGCTCCTTGATGCTCCTGAACCCGATTTTGCCCCTCTATCAGAGGTACTTCACTCTATTGAGGCTTTGTCCGCTACCTTTCAGGAGGGGCGTCTCTACCGAGAAGGGGCAAAGGTTGCCATTGCCGGTAGAACGAACGCCGGCAAGAGTTCACTCTTTAATCTTTTTCTCAAGGAGGACCGCTCCATCGTATCTGACATCCACGGTACGACCAGGGACTATATTGAGGCATGGACCACTATAGCGGGGATCCCGGTCTGCCTCTACGATACCGCCGGCCTGCGCGATGCTGGTCATCCTGTTGAGGTCGAGGGAATAAGGAGAAGCGGAAAGGTAGTAGATGCCGCCGATCTTGTCCTTTATCTGATTGACGGAACGACAGGCCCTTCTCCTGATGAACGCTCCCTGCTTGCCGATCAGACAAGTGCTGAGGGAGAGTGTCGCTACATCTTTGTGATGACGAGAAGCGATCTTGGCTGCCAGGTCTGGGGCGATGGAGTAATCGCTGTCAGTGCCGTAACTGGAGAGGGCCTCGACCGCTTGCAGAAGAAAATGGCGAAATGCCTGAGCGCCAAGGCTCCCCTGACTTCAGGGGAGCCTGTGGTTGATTCGATTCGGCAGAAACGGCTCCTCGACCGCTGTTCCTCTGCCTTACAGACTGTATTGGAAGGGGTTGGCAGCCGATCCTGGGATGAACTTGCCATGGATCTCAAAGATGCCGTGGATGCCCTGGGCGAAATTACCGGTGAGGTGACCTCTGCCGATATTCTTGAATCAATCTTTTCCGGCTTTTGCCTCGGAAAATGAGATAGGAGTCTTCATTACATGGTTCGTGACTACGATGCTGTCGTCATCGGCGGGGGACACGCCGGCATAGAGGCCGCCCTTGCCCTTGCCCGTCTTTCCCACCGTACTCTGCTCATCACCCAGAGCCTCGATGCCATAGGCCGATTGAGCTGTAACCCCGCGGTAGGCGGGCTTTCCAAGGGCAACATTGTTCGTGAGATTGATGCCCTGGGCGGTGAGATGGGGCATCTTATCGATGCAACGATGATCCAATTCCGTATTCTCAACCAGCGCCGAGGCCCTGCTGTTCAGGCTCCCAGAGCCCAGGCGGATAAATTTGCCTACAACCTTCTTGCGAAAGAGACACTTGAAAAACAGCCCTGCCTCGATCTCTACCAGGATACGGTGACGGATTTGATCATCGAAGGGGATATTCCCTCAGGTGGGGCAAGGATCGCCGGGGTGAGGACCGATCGCGGACAAGAGATTTCCGCTCGCTCGGTGGTCTTGACCACCGGGACCTTTATGGAGGGAAAAGTCTTTATCGGCAGCTGGGAAGCTCCCTCCGGGCGCCTTGGAGAGCCTGCCGCCATCGGACTGGGCAGCGCTCTGCGGGCAAAGGGCTTTCACCTTGGACGGATGAAAACGGGAACTCCCGCCAGGGTCTCTGCCTCCTCCCTCGATTACGATAAAATGGAGGAACAGAAAGGGGATGAGCTGATGCTTCCTTTCAGCTTTTCCCATGATACGATAGATCGACCGGAACGTAGCTGCTGGATTACCTATACGAACGAGAAAACCCACTCGCTGATTTCTGAAAATTTGGGAACAAGCCCCCTTTATGGAGGAAAGATCGTCGGTAAAGGCCCTCGTTATTGCCCCTCCATCGAAGACAAGGTGGTTCGCTTCCCAGATCGCCAGCGGCATCAGATATTTGTAGAACCTGAAGGGCTTCATACCGAGGAGATGTACCTCAACGGGATCTCTTCGAGCCTCCCCGAATGGGTCCAGGAACAGTTTATCCATTCCGTTCCGGGATTAGAGCGTGCGGTTATTATGCGGCCCGGCTATGCCGTTGAGTATGATTATATCGATCCTCGCCAGCTTTTCCCCAGCCTCCAGACAAAGGCGGTGGCGGGCCTCTTTATTGCCGGTCAGACAAATGGCACCTCGGGCTACGAAGAGGCCGCCTGTCAGGGGCTCCTTGCCGGTATCAATGCCTCACTCTTGATGCGTGGAGAAGACCTTTTGGTACTTTCCCGGGCCGAGGCCTATGCCGGGGTTCTTATCGACGATCTCGTTACCCTTGGTACCGAGGAACCCTACAGGATGTTTACCAGTCGTGCCGAATATCGCCTCAATCTCCGCCATGATACCGCGGATCGTCGGCTTTTGCCGCTCGGCCATCGTATTGGATTACAGAACGATGACGCAATGGAGGCCCTTAATAAGCGGCTTGAAGGGGAAGCGGCGATAAAAGAGCTCCTTGCCTCAAGGCGTTTACGCTCTTCAGAAGCTGCGGATCTCGAACTTTCGGGGCAGGAGGGCAAGAAATTTCTTGATCTTTTGAAGGTTCCTGAGGTTTCTATCGATATGCTTGTGCCGCTGCAGCCCGAGTTGGAGGCGTTTCCCGACAAGTGGCTCCGTCGTGCCGCCCTTGATATTCGTTATGAAGGTTACATCAGGCGGCAGGACGAGCAGGTGGAGCGCTTTCAGCGTATGGAGGGGCTCAAGATCCCTGCGGATTTTAACTGGAATACCATCGAAGGTATCAGCAATGAGTCACGGGAAAAACTGAAACAGATACGGCCCCTTTCGGTGGGACAGGCCTCGCGGATCTCCGGTGTCCGTTCCTCGGATATAGCCGTTCTCATGGTGATGCTCAGGAGAAGGCGGTGAGGGAGCTTATCAAACAGGCGCTTGATGCCGTGGCATGGTCCTTCGATGCTTCAATGGCGGAAAGGTGTGAGGTCTATCTGAAGGAGCTGTTGTTCTGGAATCGCAAGGTAGGACTGGTGAAGATGGAATCGGTCGATGAGCTTGTCTTCCGTCATCTCTACGATTCACTGGCTCCTTTGCCCCTGCTCGAAGCCTCCGGCCTGCTGCCGGAGGCAGGAAGCGGTGTTGTGGATATCGGCAGCGGCGGAGGGTTTCCCGGCATTCCCCTTGCCCTTGCGCTGCCCCGGTATCAATACACCCTTGTGGAACGTTCGGGGCGTAAGGCCGGATTCCTGCAGAATGCAGTCGCCCTGCTCGGGGTTGCCGATCGGGTCCGCATTCTCCAGGTAGATGCCGAAACCCTCGGGTCCCGATGGCAGCTTGCAACGTGCAGAGCCTTCCGCCCCGTCAACGAGGCCCTTCCCATCCTTGCAGGCCGGCTGGTTCCGGGAGGATCTGCCGTTATCTATGCCGGAACCCGAAAGCTGCTTCAGAACCAGCTTTCGGAACTAAAAAAACGACCGAAAGGAGAACTTCGCATTGTCGGAATTCCCGATTCCGACAATCTGCTGAAAGGCGAGCGAAACCTTCTGGTATTTAACGATCGATCTCCTTCATCTTTCGCATAAGCCCCTCCTTTTCCACAAGGTCGATGAGACGGGCTTCGACAAACTGCTTTGCGCCTTCGGTAAATTCTCCCGCCGAGAGGCAGAATCCTCTACCTGCTCTCAGTTCCTTGATGCGTGCATAGAGATCCCGGAGGATCAGTTCTCCCACCTGGCTGTTTGTTCTTACATATCGAAACAGTACCACATCCTCCCACTTCCTGGTACTTATTTCCGCAAGGATATCGGCATAGTCATTTCCCGTAACCGAGATATCGGTAATCTGGACCTTTGCTCCGGGAAAGATGGTGTTCGTTAATTTTCTGCAGAGGGTAACAAAATCACTGGTCGGAGCGATAAGATAGGTTTGAAGATTTCGGTTTGAATTAAGCTCCGCGTACTTTTCCAGCAGGGCAGGAACATCACGGTAGCCCGGTGCCGTTTTCTGAATTTCCTGAAGGAGTTTCAAGGCCCTTCCCATATCCTGCTTTTTCGCATAGGAGGCGGCAAGTCGGTATTTCAACTCCAGGGCCGTCTCTTTCTTTATATTATTATGGCGTAGGCCAATTTCGAAATCGAGAACAGCCTTATCGAACTGCCCCGAAGCGACATGAATGGTTCCTGCGTAGAGGGCCGCATTGGGACCGAGATTCGGATCCGGACGAAGATGGCTGAAGATTCGAAGGGCCTGATCGTTTTGGCCAAGGTTATGATAGACCTGGCCAAGGACAAAGAGGCTCTCCTTATCTTCCGGTTCAATTTCCAGTGCCTTGCGTAAGGCGCCTGCAGCATCCTTGTATTTTGTAATTTTAAAAAGGGAATGACCGAGATATTTGAGCATGGAACCGTGTTCCGGATCTTTTTGCCGCGCAGATTGAAGCAGCGCAACCGCCTTCTCGAAATTCCCTTTCCTAAACTCGAGATACCCGAGGTTGAAGTTTACCTCGAAAACGTCCGGATTCATCGTCTTACAGATCAAAAAGCTTTTATATGCCTCTTCGAAATTTTGAAGTTTCATTGCGGAGATGGCATAACGAAGGTTGATCTCGAATTCGTCCAATTCCTTGTTGGTTGCACAGAGATCGATCAGAATATTATAGGTGCGAAGCGCCTTGTCGAATCTTCCGTCGTTAAAGTGTGCCTCGGCAAGGGCGAGAAGTGCTTCCGCATCTTTTGGATTCTGGCTGAGGCGTTTGTTTGCCTCCCTAATGATTGCATTAGAATCTTTGCCTTTGAACTTTTTGTTCTTTTTGTCTCCGTTCCCCTTATTTTTGCCTGCGCTTATGACGAAAAGTATAACGATTGCTATTGCTACGACCGCAACGGGGAGCAGCAGAAACAGATTGGTTTCCATGACCAGTATTATGGTTTGCAATTGGTCCTGCGTCAAGGAAGCCCTTTTTATTGACAAGCTTTCACGGCGGTTATAGGCTTGAAATGAAGAGGAGAAAAACAGTGGCAGATTCCAGGATTGGAATAAAGATCGCTGACGGTTCGTTTTATCCCATCATGAAAGAGGGGAAACGAGCTAAAAAGCGTTTGGTTTTGACGACGGTAAATGATCGACAAACCAATGTCCAGATCGATCTGTATCGTGGCAGGGAAGAGATCGAGAGTGCCAGTTATATAGGCAGCCTGTTGATCGAAAATATTCCGGCCGCGGCAAAAGGGAATCCTGAAATCGAACTGGTCGTGGGAATCGACGATGATGGGAACCTTACGGCCGAGGCGAGTGAGGGGCAGTCCGGGGAAAAACGGACACTTTCGGTACGGATCGACGATAACGGGACTCCCTCGGCATACGACATTCCTGATTTCGATCTTTCACAGGAACCTTCCGAGGGATTTGAACCGGATTTTTCCTTTGACGAATTGGATGGTGATTCGGACGAGGATGTTCCTCCCTCCGAAGATTTTTTCTTCGAAGCATCCGATGATTATCCCACCGAAGAAGAAGCACCCCGGAGAAGCCGGATTCGCCCCCTGCTTATCACCCTGCTTGTGATCCTTTCCCTTGCCTTTATCGGGCTTCTCATCTATTGCCTGATGAACTACCTCCCGGGAGAAAAAGCCCTTCCTCTTCGGGCGTCGGGAAGCGAAGTGGAGCAGACAACCCCCGTTGCGGAATCTCCTCCCGCGTCTGTTCCCGTGCCGCAGGCGACGGTCGAGCAGGCGCCTGTTCCCGAGAGGGAAACGGTGAGGGTGGAGGTTGAAGGGGTCTGGTACAGAATCCGCTGGGGTGATACACTCTGGGATATATCCTCTTCCTTTTATAGTACCCCGTGGCTTTATGGACAAATTGCGGAAGAAAACAACATCAAAAATCCAGATATTATCTTTGCCGAGCAAAAAATATTTATTCCGACGAAATAGTCTACTTTTTCTCCTTTTCCTTTTTCTTTTTTTTATACTGTGGACCTCCGCCCTTTATCCGTCGAGAGATATCGAAACGGCGTCTGTTCGGCTATCCGGCGAGGCGAAGGGAGACGCTCTTTTTTTTGTGGCGATGGACCAGCTGCGTTGTGGGGAACAGATCAATGCGGAAAATTTCTTCATAAAGGCTTCTAACCTCGCCTCTCCCGAATTCCGGCGGGAAGCACGGTATCGGCTTGGACTGCTGTATTTTGATCAAGCGCAAAAAGCCTCTGCGGCCGGGAAAAACGGCGAGCAGGCGCGTGCTCTTTTGCACAAGCTTGTGTCGCTTTCCGCCGGAGAGAAAATCGATCCCGATCTTCGGCTGCTCACAATGATCAATGAGGCCAGATCCTCACTGGGCCTTTGGATGGATATTCTTGCTTCCATGGGGCAGACTCGTCCCCATGATGCTGACCCTGCATCGTGCCAAAGCCTCTCTCTCACCTGGGCTCTGGCGCAATATGAGACGGGACAGGAGGCTTCCTCCCTGCTTCAGTCCTTCGTTTCGAATGACGGGGAGCTGACAGGGGAACGGTTGACCGCGATTATCAATAGCGGCGGCCCTCTTCACCTCTCTCGGGATAGGGCGATACAAGCGATTGCCGATCTTTTGCTGGCTTTGAACGGAGACAGCAGAAAAGAGGTTCTTTCGACATTTCTTATAGCGATTCGCGATGCCGGTGCAACGATCGCCGGAACTCCCCTGTATCTATCGGCTGTCAGAAGTTGTGGTTACGGTAGCGACGCGGGGCTCCTGTTCGATCATACGCTTGAGCTTCTTCCTTTTGTAGAGCATGTTCCGGAGCGTAAAGCCGCGCTCCTGGAGGCCGCCGGCTTTCTGGCAAGAAGAGCCGGACAATACGATGACGCGTTTTCTCTGTTCGACGAGGCGGTGGATAGTGCGACCGAGGTGACCTCCTTCGATTCCCTGCATATGCAGCGTATGGTGTGGTACCGCTTCGATTCTCTGGTTCACGCTGATCCTCAGAGTGCCGCATCCGCCATTCCTCAACTCCTCGGCAATATGGTTGATCCCCGTTATTTCGATGATACGCTTGATTCGCTTCTCGATGAACTGCTCCGGCAAAGAGAGTGGCCCCTGATCGATACGATTGCCCGTTCCTTTGGCAGGGATCTTCCCGCTGCTTCGGCTTCACGGTACTACTATCTGGCCGCCAGAGGTCGCCAGCTTGCTCTTTTGCCCGAGGACGGAATGCAAGAAGCGCTTTTTCGGCGTATCCTCGATCTGCCTCCTTCCGGGACAACGGCGCGCTATTATCGTATTCTTGCTGCTTCGGCTTTGGAGCGTTTTCCCGATGAAGAGGGGACGGATTACGCCTTTTTCTATCCGGCAGCCGAGGCTCGGGATGAGGCTGTACAGGGAGAACCCGCGTTCCCCTGTTGCATGCGAGTTGTGCGGGGACTGCTCGATCACGGTTTTTCTCTCGAAGCCGAAAAGGAACTGTCTCGCCTGGAGTCTTGCGGTTTTCTTCCTTCCCGGGGTCTCATCATCGACACGGTGAAGGGACTTTCCCGTGAGGGGCATCATCTTGAAGCAATCCGCCGTTTCGATCGTTTTGCAAATGAGCGAGGGATAAGCGGCAATGAAGAGCTTCGTATCCTTTATCCCCGTCCCTTTCGGGCCTATGTGCATGAGGTGACGGAACGAGAAGGCCTTGAGGAGAATCTCTTTTATGCCCTGGTTCGGGAAGAAAGCCATTTTACTCCCGATATCTACAGTCATGTAGGAGCCGTCGGTTTGAGCCAGTTGATGCCCGCTACAGCGAGGGATGTTGCCGGCAGAATGGGGCTGAAGATTCCCTCGAATGAGGATCTTCATGATCCCCGTCTGAATCTTTCCATTGGCGCTTGGTACCTTGCTCACCTTGCCGGGCGTACGGATAATATTTCCGAAGCGCTTTTTGCTTATAATGGGGGATTAACACGACTCAGACGCTGGCGTAGTTCGAATAGTGATCTTCCCGATGATCTGTTTGCCGAGACCATCCCCTTTGCCGAAACCCAGTATTACGGAAGAAAGCTCCTTGTCTCAACCACCATTTATCGCTATCTTTACCGGGCCGACTCTCCGGAGGGGCCTCTCTGGCCGGTCGATACCTTTTTCCCGAAACGCTGACAATACAAGAAGGAGCTAGGATATGAGTATAGTACAGGCACTTTTTTTGGGTGCATTACAAGGGGTAACCGAATTCCTTCCTGTTTCAAGCTCAGGACATCTTGCTCTTATGAAATACTTCATGGACCTTGAAGATGTTCCGATACTGTTTGATGTTATTCTTCATGTTGCAACCCTCTTTGTTGTCATATGGGTTTTCCGTGCAAGGGTAGGAAGGCTGTTCCTTGCTCTCGGCCATCTGATCACAGGCAAACGGAATGAAGAAGATAATCAGAATTTGCATTTGATTCTTATCATCCTTGCAGCCACACTGGTAACCGGAGTCCTCGGCCTTTTCCTCGAAGGCCTGGATGTCGGCCGGTTTCCAAGGGCCGTGGCTGCCCTTCTTGTCGTTACCGGTCTCATATTGCTTGGCGCGAAACGCTTTTCCGGAAATGTCGATTATGAAGGGATCAAGCTTCGGCACGGGCTTTTTACCGGTTTTGCCCAGGGGCTTGGAGTTCTTCCCGGTATCAGCCGTTCGGGGATTACCATCTCGGCAGCCCTGGCCTCCGGCATGAATCGGGAAAGCGCCGGGGAGTTTTCCTTTCTTATCAGCTTGCCAGCTATTGCCGGGGCTTTGCTACTCGAACTTCGCGACGTCGGATCTCTGCTGGCGACGGTCCCCCCCTCATCGCTCATTGCCGGTTTCCTCTCGGCCTTTATCGTCGGCATGGCGAGTCTTGTTTTGCTTTTGCGATTGATTCGGCGGGGAAAGCTTTACTACTTTTCCTTCTATCTCATTCCCGCCGGTATACTGGGGTTCATTCTTCTATAGCGGACTCAGGCCCCGGCCGTTTCCGCCGATACTAGAAGCGCGAACTATTTGAACGGAAAGGAAGAATAATCTTGCGTTTTTCTAAGCCTACTATGGCAACAGCCATTGTCCTCATACTTGCGGCCGCTTATCTATCTGTTTCCATGGCCCTTTCCACATCAGGGGTCTCTGGTTGGTTTATCTTTTCCGGCGAGCTCCTTGTCGCCGGTTTCAGGATTGCGGCCTGGTATATCCCCGCTTATCTCTTTTTTTGTGCGGCCCTTTTACTTCGGAAGGGATTTGCGCCACTTCCCCTCTTCGTTGCAACCGCCGGCGTGGTGCCGATGGTTACCGCAGGATTTTGGCTGCAGCTCATCGAACCGGCACCCCGTTCCGCGGCTGCGGATGCTTTTCTTTCTCGTTTTGGCTCGGGGGGAAGTTCCTTTATCCTTTTTCTCCTTCTGCTTGCCGAACTCATCGTCATTTACCTTGTCGCCCAACAGTTATTCTCCGGCCGTACCACGGAAAATTCGGATCGGGAAAAAAAGGATCCCCGCAAGAAGGGTATGATTGCGCTTCCTCAGCCCTCTTCCGATGAACCTGAAGCGGAGGCGGAAGACGACGATGCCTGGTGGGAGGAGTTTGAGCGAAGACGGCTTAAGGGGTTTGATACTTCCCCACTGCCTGAGATTTCCGAAACCCCGGTTCCCACAGATGAGCTTGTGTTGGAAGATGAAGGTGCCGAGGATCAGGAGTATGAGGAGGAGCCTCCTGCCGACTCGAACGATCCGCCGAATGATTTGCCTGTTTCATCGGAACCTGAGGAAGATGCCGAGGAGGAAGCTCCCGTCGATCTCAACTTTGCTTCTCTCCGTTCCGACGAAGTATGTTTCGAAGATGACGAGGAGATAGATGATATCGACCTTGATGAAGAAGACGACGATGAGGACGAGGAGGTCCTTGGTCCCGAGGATGCGGAATATGAGGATGACGAGGAAGAAGAGGAACACGATGTGCAAGAGGAAATCCTCCCCGTTCCAGCCTCCCACCAGGCAGTGGCACGGAATATCATGCGATATGAGGTGCCCCGGGATGATCTTCTCGATGAATATCCCGACAGCAAATATTGGGTGATCGACGAGGCTACCCGGGAGTCCGCCGAAATCCTTAAAGATACCTTGCGGGAGTTCAAGATCCAGGCCGAGGTGACCGGTATCAGGAAAGGACCGGTTATCACCATGTTTGAGATTCTTCCTGCGCCTGGGGTCAAGCTTTCGAAGATCGTCAACCTTGCCGACAACATCGCCCTGCGTCTGGCAGCCAGCCGGGTCAGAATCGTTGCGCCCATACCGGGCAAACATGCGGTAGGAATCGAGGTTCCGAACCGGAAACGGGCCCTGGTCAGTTTCAAGGAAATGATCGAGGACGAGATCTTTGAAAACTCCGACAAAGAGGTTCCCATCATCCTCGGCAAGGATATCACCGGAGAAACCCAGATCGTCGATTTGGTACAGACTCCCCACCTTCTGATTGCGGGAGCCACCGGTTCGGGAAAATCGGTCTGCGTTAATTCAATTATCTGTTCGATTTTGTACAAGCGGAGCCCCGATGAGGTCAACATGATCCTCATCGACCCGAAGATCGTCGAGTTGAAGCTCTACAACGACATTCCTCACCTCCTGACACCGGTCATCACCGAGCCGAAGAAGGCCTTTCAGGCACTCCAGTATTGCCTGTATGAAATGGAGCGCC contains:
- a CDS encoding undecaprenyl-diphosphate phosphatase, with the translated sequence MSIVQALFLGALQGVTEFLPVSSSGHLALMKYFMDLEDVPILFDVILHVATLFVVIWVFRARVGRLFLALGHLITGKRNEEDNQNLHLILIILAATLVTGVLGLFLEGLDVGRFPRAVAALLVVTGLILLGAKRFSGNVDYEGIKLRHGLFTGFAQGLGVLPGISRSGITISAALASGMNRESAGEFSFLISLPAIAGALLLELRDVGSLLATVPPSSLIAGFLSAFIVGMASLVLLLRLIRRGKLYYFSFYLIPAGILGFILL
- a CDS encoding DNA translocase FtsK, with the protein product MATAIVLILAAAYLSVSMALSTSGVSGWFIFSGELLVAGFRIAAWYIPAYLFFCAALLLRKGFAPLPLFVATAGVVPMVTAGFWLQLIEPAPRSAAADAFLSRFGSGGSSFILFLLLLAELIVIYLVAQQLFSGRTTENSDREKKDPRKKGMIALPQPSSDEPEAEAEDDDAWWEEFERRRLKGFDTSPLPEISETPVPTDELVLEDEGAEDQEYEEEPPADSNDPPNDLPVSSEPEEDAEEEAPVDLNFASLRSDEVCFEDDEEIDDIDLDEEDDDEDEEVLGPEDAEYEDDEEEEEHDVQEEILPVPASHQAVARNIMRYEVPRDDLLDEYPDSKYWVIDEATRESAEILKDTLREFKIQAEVTGIRKGPVITMFEILPAPGVKLSKIVNLADNIALRLAASRVRIVAPIPGKHAVGIEVPNRKRALVSFKEMIEDEIFENSDKEVPIILGKDITGETQIVDLVQTPHLLIAGATGSGKSVCVNSIICSILYKRSPDEVNMILIDPKIVELKLYNDIPHLLTPVITEPKKAFQALQYCLYEMERRYALLDSLGVRDIRSYNRKVKKKRLATRPLPYLVVIIDEFADLMATTGKELESTLARLAAMSRAVGIHLVLATQRPSIDVITGLIKANIPSRIAFMVAGKFDSRIIIDAVGAEKLLGRGDMLFTSAWDPVPSRIQGAYLSEEEVERIAAYVRTLGEPEYIDDEIFIDDEDSDTLFDGGGIDDPLMDKALEIVTTAGKASASYLQRRLKIGYNRAARLVEEMEERGIVGPQNGSKPREIIHVPDRYREGRGDDEEQ